In the Kribbella sp. NBC_00482 genome, one interval contains:
- a CDS encoding rhomboid family intramembrane serine protease, producing MTTRTAPRASLAALAVGPTRPLLTAAVFLVTLACGIAQLVHRPLYEHVVRNASRIDHGQWYRLLTGMFFQDGWASGLISNLLLLPVFGTIAERVFGRWRWLVLYFACGWFGQFMSYIWLNPVGAGNSMCVAGLIGGLATMILLAPRRYGVTPPVPLRITAFAVPVLAVVDTIMHDNHGLPCLLGMTLGVLLLPHPKH from the coding sequence GTGACTACTCGCACCGCACCTCGTGCCTCGCTCGCGGCACTCGCCGTCGGCCCGACCCGGCCGCTGCTGACCGCAGCCGTGTTTCTGGTGACGCTGGCGTGCGGGATCGCGCAGCTCGTGCACCGGCCGCTCTACGAACATGTCGTACGTAACGCCTCTCGCATCGACCACGGCCAGTGGTATCGACTGCTGACCGGCATGTTCTTCCAGGACGGCTGGGCGTCCGGGCTCATCTCGAACCTGCTCTTGCTGCCGGTCTTCGGCACGATCGCCGAGCGCGTGTTCGGCCGTTGGCGGTGGCTTGTCCTCTACTTCGCCTGCGGATGGTTCGGCCAGTTCATGAGCTACATCTGGCTCAATCCAGTGGGCGCAGGCAACTCGATGTGCGTCGCCGGCCTGATCGGCGGGCTGGCCACGATGATCCTCCTGGCGCCGCGCCGGTACGGCGTCACACCGCCGGTACCGCTCCGGATCACGGCATTCGCCGTGCCTGTGCTCGCCGTAGTCGACACGATCATGCACGACAACCACGGCCTCCCCTGCCTCCTCGGCATGACCCTGGGCGTCCTGCTCTTGCCACACCCAAAACACTGA
- the araB gene encoding ribulokinase: MSPEEQYVVGVDFGTLSGRAVVVRVSDGAELGTGVHEYAHAVLDDRLPATGLRLAPEWALQVPDDYREVLRTAVPAAIAASGIDPAQVIGIATDFTACTMVPCLADGTPLNEADGFADRPHAYVKLWKHHAAQPQADRINELARERGEGWLPRYGGLISSEWEFAKALQLFEEDRPLYDRMEHWVEAADWIVWQLCGSYVRNACTAGYKGILQDGRYPSPDFLEGLAPGFGPFVADKLEHPIGQLGSAAGRLTAEAAAWTGLPEGIAVAVGNVDAHVTAPAAQAVDAGQMVAIMGTSTCHVMSADALREVPGMCGVVDGGIIAGSWGYEAGQSGVGDIFGWYVDNAVPPSYHEAAAAAGESLHEHLTRLAADQAVAEHGLVALDWHSGNRSVLVDHELSGLVVGQTLATRPEDGYRALLEATAFGTRVIVETFANSGVPVLELIIAGGLAKNALLMQIYADVTRLPLSIIDSEQGPALGSAIHAAVAAGAYPDVPTAAKSMGKVRRGVHLPDEERAKAYDELFELYLELHDQFGRHTKLMRQLKAIRRRAVEAK, from the coding sequence ATGAGCCCCGAAGAGCAGTACGTCGTCGGAGTCGACTTCGGCACCTTGTCCGGCCGAGCCGTCGTCGTTCGCGTGAGTGACGGGGCCGAGCTCGGTACGGGCGTCCACGAGTACGCGCACGCCGTGCTCGACGACCGGCTGCCGGCGACCGGTCTGCGGTTGGCGCCGGAGTGGGCCTTGCAGGTCCCCGACGACTACCGCGAGGTGCTCAGGACCGCCGTCCCCGCGGCGATCGCCGCCTCCGGGATCGACCCGGCGCAGGTGATCGGAATCGCTACCGACTTCACCGCCTGCACGATGGTCCCGTGCCTCGCCGACGGTACGCCGCTGAACGAGGCGGACGGCTTCGCGGACAGACCGCATGCGTACGTCAAGCTGTGGAAGCACCACGCCGCACAGCCGCAGGCCGATCGCATCAACGAGCTCGCTCGCGAGCGAGGTGAGGGCTGGCTTCCGCGGTACGGCGGCCTGATCTCGTCGGAGTGGGAGTTCGCCAAAGCGCTGCAGCTCTTCGAGGAAGACCGCCCGCTCTACGACCGGATGGAGCACTGGGTCGAGGCGGCCGACTGGATCGTGTGGCAGTTGTGCGGCAGCTACGTCCGCAATGCCTGCACCGCCGGTTACAAGGGCATCCTGCAGGACGGCCGGTACCCGTCTCCCGACTTCCTCGAAGGCCTCGCGCCCGGCTTCGGGCCCTTCGTCGCCGACAAGCTGGAACATCCGATCGGGCAGCTCGGCTCCGCGGCCGGCCGGTTGACTGCCGAGGCAGCTGCGTGGACCGGGCTCCCTGAAGGCATCGCGGTCGCCGTCGGGAACGTCGACGCGCACGTGACAGCGCCCGCAGCGCAGGCAGTGGACGCGGGACAGATGGTCGCCATCATGGGTACGTCGACCTGTCACGTGATGAGCGCGGACGCGCTGCGTGAGGTGCCCGGCATGTGCGGCGTTGTCGATGGCGGCATCATCGCGGGCAGCTGGGGCTACGAAGCCGGGCAGAGCGGTGTCGGCGACATCTTCGGGTGGTACGTCGACAACGCCGTGCCGCCGTCGTACCACGAAGCTGCTGCCGCCGCGGGGGAGTCGTTGCACGAGCACCTGACGAGGCTCGCGGCCGATCAAGCGGTGGCTGAGCACGGGCTCGTCGCGCTCGACTGGCACAGCGGTAACCGGTCGGTGCTCGTCGACCACGAGCTCTCGGGACTGGTCGTCGGACAGACGTTGGCGACTCGCCCGGAGGACGGCTACCGCGCGCTGCTCGAGGCGACCGCGTTCGGCACCCGCGTCATCGTCGAGACGTTCGCGAACAGCGGCGTACCGGTGCTGGAGTTGATCATCGCCGGCGGGCTCGCGAAGAACGCCCTCCTGATGCAGATCTACGCCGACGTCACCAGGCTTCCGCTGTCGATCATCGATTCCGAACAGGGGCCGGCGCTGGGTTCGGCCATCCACGCGGCGGTCGCTGCCGGTGCCTATCCCGACGTACCGACCGCGGCCAAGAGCATGGGCAAGGTCCGGCGCGGTGTCCACCTCCCGGACGAGGAACGGGCCAAGGCCTACGACGAGCTGTTCGAGCTGTACCTCGAGCTGCACGACCAGTTCGGGCGGCACACCAAGCTGATGCGGCAGTTGAAGGCGATCCGGCGCAGGGCTGTGGAGGCCAAGTGA
- a CDS encoding LacI family DNA-binding transcriptional regulator, with translation MTDVAAAAGVSHQTVSRVLNGSELVRDETRTRVLAAIAELGYRRNNAARLLVTNRSHRIGMISAHLVLHGPSMIAVSVQDAGHKAGYDVSLVAVEAFTAQSLREAVDRLLDEAVEAIVVAVAHREALEQVRSLEMPVPLVVVQGVSDGQRMAVGIDQEAGARLAVEHLLDLGHRHVAHVTGPLEWVEAGQRRTGWRSAHEHRHVLPGPELGGDWSPESGYEAGLRIAEDPDVTAVFVANDGMAIGLMYALHEKGRDVPGEISVVGFDDVPEARYLWPALTTVDQEFSLLGRRAVELTLRALGGEADLSAELIRPALVVRDSTAAPRS, from the coding sequence ATGACGGATGTGGCCGCAGCAGCCGGCGTCTCGCATCAGACCGTGTCCCGGGTGCTGAACGGATCGGAGCTGGTGCGCGACGAGACCCGCACCCGTGTGCTGGCGGCGATCGCCGAGCTGGGCTACCGGCGCAACAACGCGGCCCGGCTCCTCGTCACGAACAGGTCGCACCGCATCGGGATGATCTCGGCGCATCTGGTTCTCCACGGGCCGAGCATGATCGCTGTGTCGGTTCAGGACGCCGGGCACAAGGCGGGGTACGACGTCTCGCTCGTCGCGGTCGAGGCCTTCACGGCGCAGTCGCTCCGGGAGGCCGTCGATCGCCTCCTCGACGAGGCAGTCGAGGCGATCGTCGTTGCGGTCGCGCATCGCGAGGCACTCGAGCAGGTCAGGTCGCTCGAGATGCCCGTACCCCTGGTCGTCGTCCAAGGAGTGAGCGACGGGCAGCGGATGGCGGTGGGGATCGACCAGGAAGCGGGCGCCCGCCTGGCGGTCGAGCATTTGCTTGACCTCGGCCACCGCCATGTCGCCCATGTCACCGGGCCGCTGGAGTGGGTGGAAGCCGGCCAGCGACGTACGGGCTGGCGGAGCGCGCACGAGCATCGCCATGTTCTGCCGGGACCGGAGCTCGGCGGTGACTGGTCGCCGGAGAGCGGGTACGAGGCCGGTCTGCGGATCGCCGAGGATCCGGACGTGACGGCGGTCTTCGTGGCGAACGACGGGATGGCCATCGGGCTGATGTACGCCTTGCACGAGAAGGGCCGCGACGTCCCTGGTGAGATCAGTGTCGTCGGATTCGACGACGTGCCCGAGGCGCGGTACCTCTGGCCGGCGCTCACGACCGTCGACCAGGAGTTCTCCCTGCTCGGCCGGCGCGCTGTCGAGCTGACCCTGCGGGCGCTCGGCGGTGAGGCCGATCTGTCGGCCGAGTTGATCCGTCCCGCACTCGTCGTACGCGACTCCACGGCCGCACCGCGATCCTGA
- the mmsB gene encoding multiple monosaccharide ABC transporter permease yields MTSTKPSVPTEPASADSASAALHIGTSDPLTLIMRNLRQSGIYIAFVVIVALFAFLTDGVLLSPGNITNIVLQYSYILVLAIGMVILIIAGHIDLSVGSIVALTGAVSAVLVIQHGQPWWIGVVAAVAVGVAVGAWHGFWVAYVGMPAFIVTLAGMLLFRGLTMQVLDNVSLSPFPADYQKVANGFLNGLMGGQGYDAFTLLIAGIAVAGYAVSVFRTRLARIRYEQPVESFPLFVTRVLAVAAVVMYFAWQLAHARGLPIVLIILAVLVIAYGLMTKSTVFGRQVYAIGGNLSAAMLSGVKVRKVNFWIFVNMGFLAGIAGVIYSSRSNGAQPAAGNMFELDAIAAAFIGGAAVAGGVGTVVGAMVGGLIMAVMSNGMQLMGVDQSTQSIVKGLVLLLAVAFDIYNKRRAGATR; encoded by the coding sequence ATGACCAGCACCAAGCCTTCGGTACCAACCGAACCGGCGTCAGCAGACAGCGCCTCCGCGGCGCTGCACATCGGCACCAGCGATCCGCTCACCCTGATCATGCGGAACCTGCGGCAGAGCGGCATCTACATCGCGTTCGTCGTGATCGTGGCGCTGTTCGCCTTCCTGACCGACGGTGTCCTGCTCAGCCCGGGCAACATCACCAACATCGTGCTCCAGTACTCCTACATCCTGGTGCTGGCGATCGGCATGGTGATCCTGATCATCGCCGGCCACATCGACCTGTCGGTCGGGTCGATCGTCGCGTTGACGGGCGCGGTGTCCGCCGTACTGGTCATCCAGCACGGACAGCCGTGGTGGATCGGCGTGGTGGCGGCCGTCGCGGTGGGCGTCGCGGTCGGGGCGTGGCACGGCTTCTGGGTGGCGTACGTCGGTATGCCGGCGTTCATCGTGACGCTGGCGGGCATGCTGCTGTTCCGGGGCCTGACGATGCAGGTACTGGACAACGTCTCCTTGTCGCCGTTCCCGGCCGACTACCAGAAGGTCGCCAACGGATTCCTGAACGGCCTGATGGGTGGGCAGGGCTACGACGCGTTCACACTGCTCATCGCCGGGATCGCGGTCGCCGGGTATGCGGTCAGCGTGTTCCGCACCCGGTTGGCACGGATCCGCTACGAGCAGCCGGTGGAGTCGTTCCCGCTGTTCGTCACGCGCGTACTGGCGGTCGCCGCGGTCGTCATGTACTTCGCCTGGCAGCTCGCCCACGCCCGTGGACTGCCGATCGTCCTGATCATCCTGGCCGTCCTCGTGATCGCCTACGGGTTGATGACGAAGAGCACCGTCTTCGGTCGCCAGGTCTACGCGATCGGCGGCAACCTGTCCGCCGCGATGCTGTCCGGTGTAAAGGTCCGCAAGGTCAACTTCTGGATCTTCGTGAACATGGGATTCCTGGCCGGGATCGCCGGCGTCATCTACTCGTCCCGGTCCAACGGCGCCCAGCCGGCCGCCGGCAACATGTTCGAACTCGACGCGATCGCCGCGGCGTTCATCGGCGGCGCGGCCGTCGCGGGTGGCGTCGGCACCGTGGTCGGGGCGATGGTCGGCGGCCTCATCATGGCGGTGATGAGCAACGGGATGCAGTTGATGGGCGTCGACCAGTCGACCCAGTCCATCGTGAAGGGCCTGGTGCTGCTGCTGGCCGTTGCCTTCGACATCTACAACAAGCGCCGCGCCGGCGCCACCCGCTAG
- the chvE gene encoding multiple monosaccharide ABC transporter substrate-binding protein has protein sequence MKKRFVATLSGALLVLGLAACGGEGAGGTTDTASQQPKDLTIGVSMPTQTSERWIADGKAVKEKLEAKGYKVDLQYANDDIPTQSQQVDQMITQGADVLVIAAIDGTALSSQLQAAADKKIPVVAYDRLIRGSQNVDFYVSFDNYKVGVAQAKSLLRGLGLENADGSKGTKTGPLNIEVFAGSLDDNNTHFFFQGAMDTLKPYVDSGTLVVKSKQTKLEQVAILRWQQEAAQKRMENLLTSSYNDGGKVAGVLSPYDGISRGIITALQNVGYGTAANPMPAITGQDAEIASVKLINTGVQSSTIFKDTRLLAEQAVNASVAFLEKKQPESNDTKSYDNGVKVVPAYLLPIQTVFKQDIQKQLVDSGYYTAAEVAAGQAK, from the coding sequence GTGAAGAAGAGGTTTGTGGCCACCCTGAGTGGGGCCTTGCTGGTGCTCGGCCTCGCGGCGTGCGGCGGAGAAGGAGCAGGCGGGACCACCGACACCGCGAGTCAGCAGCCCAAGGATCTGACCATCGGGGTGTCGATGCCGACGCAGACGTCGGAGCGCTGGATCGCCGACGGCAAGGCGGTGAAGGAGAAGCTCGAGGCGAAGGGATACAAGGTCGATCTGCAGTACGCGAACGACGACATCCCGACCCAGTCGCAGCAGGTGGATCAGATGATCACCCAGGGCGCCGACGTGCTGGTCATCGCCGCGATCGACGGCACCGCGCTCAGCAGCCAGCTGCAGGCGGCGGCCGACAAGAAGATCCCGGTGGTCGCGTACGACCGGTTGATCCGCGGCAGTCAGAACGTCGACTTCTACGTCAGCTTCGACAACTACAAGGTCGGCGTCGCCCAGGCCAAGTCACTTCTTCGCGGGCTGGGCCTGGAGAACGCGGACGGTTCGAAGGGCACCAAGACCGGGCCGCTCAACATCGAGGTCTTCGCCGGTTCGCTGGACGACAACAACACGCACTTCTTCTTCCAAGGCGCGATGGACACTCTGAAGCCGTACGTCGACAGCGGCACGCTGGTCGTCAAGTCGAAGCAGACGAAGCTCGAACAGGTCGCGATCCTGCGCTGGCAGCAGGAGGCGGCGCAGAAGCGGATGGAGAACCTGCTGACCTCGAGCTACAACGACGGCGGCAAGGTCGCCGGCGTCCTCTCGCCGTACGACGGCATTTCGCGCGGCATCATCACCGCGTTGCAGAACGTCGGTTACGGTACGGCGGCCAACCCGATGCCGGCGATCACCGGTCAGGACGCGGAGATCGCGTCGGTCAAGCTCATCAACACCGGTGTCCAGAGCTCCACGATCTTCAAGGACACCCGTCTGCTGGCCGAGCAGGCCGTCAACGCGTCGGTGGCGTTCCTGGAGAAGAAGCAGCCGGAGTCCAACGACACCAAGTCGTACGACAACGGCGTGAAGGTCGTCCCGGCGTACCTGCTGCCGATCCAGACCGTCTTCAAGCAGGACATCCAGAAGCAACTCGTCGACTCCGGTTACTACACGGCCGCCGAGGTCGCCGCCGGTCAGGCGAAGTAG
- a CDS encoding LacI family DNA-binding transcriptional regulator, protein MDRPLGMADVAARAGVSHQTVSRVVNAHPNVAAATRKKVLEAIAELGYRPNSAARALVTGSSRTIGLAIANVSQYGPAQTLLGLEHAAREAGYFLTVSVLDDDSGGNLIEAVERLATQSVDAIVALSTYEGAVHALPVVNPRVPLITVQAERGGQDLAVWVDQETGAALATRHLLDLGHRTVHHVRGPANALEADARQRSWRIELESVGAVVPPVLHGDWWPPTGYLAGRELLARRRGGEEVTAVFVANDQMALGLLSAFDEGGIRVPDDISVVGFDDVPEAPYYAPPLTTVRQDFAELGRRVVQAVLARISGTAFQPEPVQPRLMVRSTTAPPRHHEKG, encoded by the coding sequence GTGGATCGCCCCCTCGGCATGGCGGACGTCGCCGCGCGCGCCGGGGTTTCGCACCAGACGGTGTCGAGGGTGGTCAACGCGCACCCGAACGTGGCGGCGGCGACCCGCAAGAAAGTGCTGGAGGCGATCGCCGAACTCGGCTACCGACCCAACAGCGCGGCCCGTGCCCTGGTGACCGGATCGTCGCGCACGATCGGCCTCGCGATCGCCAACGTGAGCCAGTACGGACCCGCACAGACCTTGCTCGGTCTGGAACATGCGGCCCGCGAGGCCGGCTACTTCCTGACGGTGTCGGTCCTCGACGACGACAGCGGCGGCAATCTGATCGAGGCTGTCGAGCGGCTGGCGACGCAGTCCGTCGACGCCATCGTTGCGTTGAGCACCTATGAGGGCGCTGTTCACGCACTACCCGTCGTGAATCCGAGAGTGCCGCTGATCACCGTCCAGGCGGAGCGTGGTGGTCAGGACCTAGCGGTCTGGGTCGACCAGGAGACAGGCGCCGCACTCGCTACCAGGCACCTGCTCGACCTCGGGCACCGCACTGTTCATCACGTGCGAGGGCCGGCCAACGCCCTGGAGGCGGATGCCCGGCAACGCAGCTGGCGGATCGAGCTCGAGTCGGTCGGCGCCGTTGTGCCGCCTGTGCTGCACGGCGACTGGTGGCCGCCGACCGGTTACCTGGCCGGTCGGGAGCTGCTCGCACGTCGTCGTGGGGGAGAGGAAGTCACAGCCGTCTTCGTCGCCAACGATCAGATGGCGCTCGGGCTGCTCAGCGCGTTCGACGAGGGTGGGATCCGCGTACCGGACGACATCAGCGTCGTCGGATTCGACGACGTTCCCGAGGCGCCGTACTACGCACCGCCCCTGACGACAGTTCGCCAGGACTTCGCCGAACTGGGCCGGCGCGTCGTCCAAGCGGTCCTCGCGCGAATCAGTGGTACGGCGTTCCAGCCCGAGCCGGTTCAACCACGTCTGATGGTCCGCAGCACGACCGCCCCGCCACGCCACCACGAGAAGGGGTGA
- a CDS encoding iron-containing redox enzyme family protein: MQLPPSRGPLSAWLSGLLTGAGGAQRTVEFVGSGQPFADEDLQLALWIAYELQYRGFDDVDPDAQWDPGIIAARTQWERPWINWLEANCRVRPTDEPVAEQLRAMIDADDGPRLAPYLRRHATREQFREFVLNRSVYQLKEADPHSFGIPHLDGAAKAALVEIEADEYGGGRPERMHSELFRTTMRWLGLDDSYGRYVSEVPAVTLAVSNVMSLFAVHRRWTAALIGHLAALEMTSTLPNRQYAAGAARLGATKDQARYFTEHVEADAVHEQIAAHDLCGSYVQQHPDAISDILFGARCSLVIDNLFAEHLLTRWKVSTRYLRPPHAAAV, from the coding sequence ATGCAGCTACCACCATCGCGTGGGCCGCTCAGTGCCTGGTTGAGCGGCCTGCTCACGGGCGCCGGCGGTGCACAGCGGACCGTCGAGTTCGTGGGGTCCGGTCAGCCGTTCGCCGACGAGGACCTGCAACTTGCGCTCTGGATCGCGTACGAGCTGCAGTACCGCGGATTCGACGACGTGGATCCCGATGCCCAGTGGGATCCGGGCATCATTGCGGCCCGCACCCAGTGGGAGCGTCCCTGGATCAACTGGCTGGAAGCCAACTGCCGGGTTCGTCCGACCGACGAACCGGTCGCGGAGCAGCTCCGGGCGATGATCGACGCCGATGACGGACCGCGGCTGGCGCCGTACCTGCGTCGGCATGCCACCCGGGAGCAGTTTCGTGAATTCGTTCTGAACCGGTCCGTCTACCAGCTCAAGGAGGCCGACCCGCACAGCTTCGGCATTCCACACCTGGACGGGGCTGCCAAGGCGGCGCTGGTCGAGATCGAAGCCGACGAGTACGGCGGCGGTCGCCCGGAACGGATGCATTCCGAACTGTTCCGTACGACGATGCGCTGGCTCGGACTCGACGACAGCTACGGCCGGTACGTCTCGGAGGTCCCGGCCGTCACGCTGGCCGTCTCGAACGTGATGTCGCTGTTCGCGGTCCATCGCCGCTGGACCGCCGCCCTGATCGGCCACCTGGCGGCGCTCGAGATGACCTCGACCTTGCCCAATCGCCAGTACGCCGCCGGCGCCGCCAGACTCGGCGCTACGAAAGACCAGGCACGATACTTCACCGAACACGTCGAAGCGGACGCCGTCCATGAGCAGATCGCTGCCCACGACCTCTGCGGAAGCTACGTGCAACAGCACCCCGACGCCATCAGCGACATCCTCTTCGGCGCCCGCTGCTCACTCGTCATCGACAACCTCTTCGCCGAACACCTCCTGACCCGATGGAAGGTCTCCACGCGCTACCTTCGCCCGCCCCACGCCGCCGCAGTCTGA
- a CDS encoding CDGSH iron-sulfur domain-containing protein gives MTTQDDSATQIRLYPDGPILVRGDFELVDEDGGPIPAARRTVALCRCGHSAIPPFCDGTHTLPHRTRAG, from the coding sequence ATGACCACGCAGGACGACAGCGCGACGCAGATCCGTCTCTACCCGGACGGTCCGATCCTGGTGCGCGGTGACTTCGAACTAGTGGACGAGGACGGCGGTCCGATTCCGGCTGCACGCCGTACCGTCGCACTCTGCCGCTGCGGGCACAGCGCTATTCCTCCGTTCTGCGACGGCACCCACACTCTCCCGCACCGGACTCGAGCCGGCTGA
- the mmsA gene encoding multiple monosaccharide ABC transporter ATP-binding protein, which yields MNDVLLEMRGITKRFPGVTALEDVSLDVRRGEIHAICGENGAGKSTLMKVLSGVYPSGSYDGGISFDGRPVHFTGIRGSEAVGIVIIHQELALVPYLSIAENIFLGNERRGRGGLIDWNRTNAEARELLTSVGLDENPVSPVIQLGVGKQQLVEIAKALSKDVRLLILDEPTAALNDVDSAHLLDLLRRLRDRGITCIMISHKLSEITAIADSTSVIRDGRTVETLDMTSGEVTQERIIRGMVGRDLESFYPVRDSDPGPEVLRIEDWTVWHPVQPRKVVDGATLSVRAGEVVGIAGLMGAGRTELAMSVFGRSYGRNISGRLYLHGQQVRARTVAEAISSGIAYATEDRKRYGLNLIADVRANVSAAALGKLARAGWVNGNEEIKVAEQGRREMNIKTRTVLDTVGTLSGGNQQKVVLSKWLFTDPDVLILDEPTRGIDVGAKFEIYTIINRLVAQGKAVIVISSELPELLGMCDRIYALSAGRITGELPVGQATQEDLMALMTKEKELAG from the coding sequence ATGAACGACGTGCTGCTCGAGATGCGTGGCATCACCAAGCGTTTCCCCGGGGTCACGGCGCTCGAGGACGTCTCGCTCGACGTGCGGCGTGGGGAGATCCATGCCATCTGCGGCGAGAACGGCGCCGGCAAGTCGACCCTGATGAAGGTGCTGTCCGGCGTGTACCCGAGCGGGAGTTACGACGGCGGGATCAGCTTCGACGGCAGGCCCGTGCACTTCACCGGCATCCGGGGCAGTGAGGCCGTCGGGATCGTCATCATCCATCAGGAGCTGGCGCTGGTCCCGTACCTGTCGATCGCCGAGAACATCTTTCTCGGCAACGAGCGCCGCGGACGCGGCGGACTGATCGACTGGAACCGGACCAACGCCGAGGCCCGCGAGCTGCTGACGTCGGTCGGCCTGGACGAGAACCCGGTCTCGCCGGTGATCCAGCTCGGCGTCGGTAAACAGCAGTTGGTCGAGATCGCGAAGGCGTTGTCGAAGGACGTCCGGTTGCTGATCCTCGACGAGCCGACCGCCGCGCTCAACGACGTCGACTCGGCGCACCTGCTCGACCTGCTCCGGCGGCTGCGGGACCGCGGGATCACCTGCATCATGATCTCCCACAAGCTGAGCGAGATCACCGCGATCGCCGACTCGACCTCGGTGATCCGCGACGGTCGCACGGTGGAGACGCTCGACATGACCTCGGGGGAGGTCACCCAGGAGCGGATCATCCGCGGCATGGTCGGCCGCGACCTCGAGAGCTTCTACCCGGTCCGCGACTCCGATCCCGGACCCGAAGTACTGCGGATCGAGGACTGGACGGTGTGGCACCCGGTCCAGCCGCGCAAGGTCGTCGACGGTGCGACCCTGTCCGTGCGTGCCGGCGAGGTCGTCGGCATCGCCGGACTGATGGGTGCGGGACGCACCGAACTCGCGATGAGCGTCTTCGGGCGCTCGTACGGGCGCAATATCAGCGGCCGGCTGTATCTTCACGGCCAGCAGGTCCGGGCCCGAACCGTGGCCGAGGCGATCTCCAGCGGCATCGCGTACGCCACCGAGGACCGCAAGCGGTACGGGCTGAACCTGATCGCCGACGTCCGTGCGAACGTCTCCGCCGCCGCACTCGGCAAGCTGGCCCGGGCCGGTTGGGTCAACGGCAACGAGGAGATCAAGGTCGCCGAGCAGGGCCGGCGGGAGATGAACATCAAGACCCGCACCGTGCTGGACACCGTCGGCACCCTGTCCGGGGGCAACCAGCAGAAGGTCGTGCTGTCCAAATGGCTCTTCACGGATCCGGACGTACTCATCCTGGACGAGCCCACGCGCGGTATCGACGTCGGAGCCAAGTTCGAGATCTACACGATCATCAACCGGCTCGTCGCACAGGGGAAGGCGGTCATCGTCATCTCCTCCGAACTGCCTGAACTGCTGGGGATGTGCGACCGGATCTACGCGTTGTCGGCCGGCCGGATCACCGGCGAACTGCCGGTGGGCCAAGCCACTCAGGAAGACCTCATGGCGCTCATGACGAAGGAGAAGGAGCTCGCCGGATGA